One Scleropages formosus chromosome 8, fSclFor1.1, whole genome shotgun sequence DNA window includes the following coding sequences:
- the LOC108941751 gene encoding next to BRCA1 gene 1 protein-like isoform X2, which translates to MEVLVTLKVNFRGKTASLLVSDPEKSSWESVEAMIKGSFALSTLQVTYFDEDNKEVFISCQGEYEEALKTAPNQGNRLHMNVYETKGPGVTSEGCGGRRVAVKPAQRDNCSARVAGERKQAVVPEQGMMAKKTVASKEDKTPPAWFISYMEKFKDQVVKEAVEKVCREFSGQCCIHKPFREDSQTVDPSHSTTLDCSSCQNQTSGVGYHCSVCRSCTLCEPCSYAHDPSHSLVRARTPLSVPERGSPYVEHIRFQRRGDRSFRKAERQRLKAEKRQLKAEVKEMKKQLRTAERREQHWSTADDGGVRPVLLQPRSIPTTGPGNPRDFCSTVLPTMNALLLDENLPDGIQMKPGTKFVKYWKMKNTGTICWNSETKLKFLWGNLTVAAPGERTEVTVPVLQPGQVGVVSVAFSAPMQDGTYISHWRLAHGGEKFGPRVWCSIVVDQLAPASTPTSWELDSPCTRVKEKGAVAQEKETKRCPTPRHCMQMWMDLDCKQDYIPSVDLLTAQDLLSFELQHINIVQELESVPDANIVDVKLERPKELGHPGLGACRSDSQDMISLRDSSATAEQHGVNATRAAANIEASGAVIPPSSTLVEQSAAAPRRRKAAAPGTSPTRVAARPPRPPLRTTSSFCLTASTPAGR; encoded by the exons ATTAAAGGGTCTTTCGCCTTGAGCACTCTACAAGTTACATATTTTGATGAAGACAACAAAGAG GTATTCATCAGTTGTCAAG gCGAATATGAAGAAGCATTAaag ACAGCTCCAAACCAAGGAAACAGGCTGCACATGAATGTATATGAGACAAAAGGCCCCGGGGTCACCAGCGAAGGCTGCGGTGGGCGGAGGGTTGCTGTCAAGCCTGCCCAGCGTGACAACTGCTCGGCTAGGGTCGCGGGAGAGAGAAAACAGGCTGTTGTACCCGAACAAGGCATG ATGGCAAAAAAGACAGTGGCAAGCAAAGAAGATAAGACTCCACCAGCCTGGTTTATATCCTACATGGAGAAG TTCAAAGACCAGGTGGTGAAAGAAGCCGTGGAGAAGGTTTGCAGGGAGTTTTCAGGCCAGTGCTGTATCCATAAACCCTTCAGAGAAGACTCGCAGACTGTGGACCCCAGCCATTCCACCACCCTCGACTGCAGCAGTTGCCAGAACCAAACGTCAGGGGTTGGTTACCATTGCAG CGTTTGCAGATCCTGTACTCTGTGTGAGCCGTGCAGTTACGCACATGACCCCAGCCATAGCTTAGTGAGAGCCAGGACACCTCTTTCTGTCCCCGAACGTGGGTCACCATATGTGGAACACATCAG GTTTCAAAGGCGAGGAGACAGGAGTTTCCGCAAGGCAGAGAGGCAGCGCCTGAAGGCAGAGAAGCGACAGCTGAAGGCTGAGgtgaaggagatgaagaagcaGCTGAGAACAGCTGAGAGAAGAGAACAGCACTGGAGTACTGCTGATGATGGGGGTGTCCGTCCGGTTTTGCTCCAGCCGCGGAGCATCCCAACCACCGGTCCAGG GAATCCCAGGGACTTCTGCTCCACGGTGCTGCCCACCATGAACGCCCTTTTGTTGGACGAGAACTTGCCAGATGGGATTCAGATGAAGCCCGGAACAAAATTTGTGAAGTACTGGAAGATGAAGAACACTGGGACCATCTGTTGGAATAGCGAGACCAAG CTCAAGTTCTTGTGGGGCAACCTGACCGTGGCAGCCCCTGGGGAGCGCACGGAGGTGACCGTTCCTGTTCTGCAGCCAGGACAGGTGGGCGTGGTGAGCGTAGCCTTCAGTGCGCCCATGCAAGATGGAACTTATATCTCCCACTGGCGCTTGGCACACGGCGGAGAGAAGTTTGGACCCCGGGTGTGGTGTAGTATTGTAGTCGACCAGCTTGCCCCAGCCAGCACTCCTACCAGCTGGGAGCTCGACTCTCCGTGCACCAGAGTTAAG GAGAAGGGAGCTGTTGCCCAGGAAAAGGAGACCAAAAGATGCCCCACGCCCCGACACTGCATGCAGATGTGGATGGATCTGGACTGCAAGCAGGACTATATCCCCTCTGTGGACCTGCTGACAGCACAG GACCTGCTGTCCTTCGAGCTCCAGCACATCAACATTGTACAGGAGCTGGAAAGTGTTCCAGATGCCAACATTGTCG ACGTGAAGCTGGAGAGACCAAAAGAGTTGGGCCATCCTGGACTAGGAG CTTGCCGCTCTGACTCCCAGGACATGATATCGCTCAGGGATAGCAGTGCGACTGCGGAGCAACATGGTGTGAACGCAACTCGTGCAGCCGCTAATATTGAAGCCAGCGGTGCTGTCATCCCTCCCTCTTCAACACTGGTGGAGCAGTCCGCTGCAG CGCCCAGGAGGAGGAAAGCAGCGGCACCGGGGACAAGCCCGACGAGAGTCGCAGCCCGGCCTCCTCGGCCTCCTCTGAGGACTACGTCATCATTCTGCCTGACTGCTTCGACACCAGCCGGCCGCTAG
- the LOC108941751 gene encoding next to BRCA1 gene 1 protein-like isoform X1 has protein sequence MEVLVTLKVNFRGKTASLLVSDPEKSSWESVEAMIKGSFALSTLQVTYFDEDNKEVFISCQGEYEEALKTAPNQGNRLHMNVYETKGPGVTSEGCGGRRVAVKPAQRDNCSARVAGERKQAVVPEQGMMAKKTVASKEDKTPPAWFISYMEKFKDQVVKEAVEKVCREFSGQCCIHKPFREDSQTVDPSHSTTLDCSSCQNQTSGVGYHCSVCRSCTLCEPCSYAHDPSHSLVRARTPLSVPERGSPYVEHIRFQRRGDRSFRKAERQRLKAEKRQLKAEVKEMKKQLRTAERREQHWSTADDGGVRPVLLQPRSIPTTGPGNPRDFCSTVLPTMNALLLDENLPDGIQMKPGTKFVKYWKMKNTGTICWNSETKLKFLWGNLTVAAPGERTEVTVPVLQPGQVGVVSVAFSAPMQDGTYISHWRLAHGGEKFGPRVWCSIVVDQLAPASTPTSWELDSPCTRVKEKGAVAQEKETKRCPTPRHCMQMWMDLDCKQDYIPSVDLLTAQDLLSFELQHINIVQELESVPDANIVDVKLERPKELGHPGLGACRSDSQDMISLRDSSATAEQHGVNATRAAANIEASGAVIPPSSTLVEQSAAEQAVEPKVSVTNSSAQEEESSGTGDKPDESRSPASSASSEDYVIILPDCFDTSRPLGESASSSAQPRLGGDSGTGTDPGFQPLRDGAPRGNPENTTASTRRSVTEPLRASQALVSATMTTPCQSLLTPKNANEHGPK, from the exons ATTAAAGGGTCTTTCGCCTTGAGCACTCTACAAGTTACATATTTTGATGAAGACAACAAAGAG GTATTCATCAGTTGTCAAG gCGAATATGAAGAAGCATTAaag ACAGCTCCAAACCAAGGAAACAGGCTGCACATGAATGTATATGAGACAAAAGGCCCCGGGGTCACCAGCGAAGGCTGCGGTGGGCGGAGGGTTGCTGTCAAGCCTGCCCAGCGTGACAACTGCTCGGCTAGGGTCGCGGGAGAGAGAAAACAGGCTGTTGTACCCGAACAAGGCATG ATGGCAAAAAAGACAGTGGCAAGCAAAGAAGATAAGACTCCACCAGCCTGGTTTATATCCTACATGGAGAAG TTCAAAGACCAGGTGGTGAAAGAAGCCGTGGAGAAGGTTTGCAGGGAGTTTTCAGGCCAGTGCTGTATCCATAAACCCTTCAGAGAAGACTCGCAGACTGTGGACCCCAGCCATTCCACCACCCTCGACTGCAGCAGTTGCCAGAACCAAACGTCAGGGGTTGGTTACCATTGCAG CGTTTGCAGATCCTGTACTCTGTGTGAGCCGTGCAGTTACGCACATGACCCCAGCCATAGCTTAGTGAGAGCCAGGACACCTCTTTCTGTCCCCGAACGTGGGTCACCATATGTGGAACACATCAG GTTTCAAAGGCGAGGAGACAGGAGTTTCCGCAAGGCAGAGAGGCAGCGCCTGAAGGCAGAGAAGCGACAGCTGAAGGCTGAGgtgaaggagatgaagaagcaGCTGAGAACAGCTGAGAGAAGAGAACAGCACTGGAGTACTGCTGATGATGGGGGTGTCCGTCCGGTTTTGCTCCAGCCGCGGAGCATCCCAACCACCGGTCCAGG GAATCCCAGGGACTTCTGCTCCACGGTGCTGCCCACCATGAACGCCCTTTTGTTGGACGAGAACTTGCCAGATGGGATTCAGATGAAGCCCGGAACAAAATTTGTGAAGTACTGGAAGATGAAGAACACTGGGACCATCTGTTGGAATAGCGAGACCAAG CTCAAGTTCTTGTGGGGCAACCTGACCGTGGCAGCCCCTGGGGAGCGCACGGAGGTGACCGTTCCTGTTCTGCAGCCAGGACAGGTGGGCGTGGTGAGCGTAGCCTTCAGTGCGCCCATGCAAGATGGAACTTATATCTCCCACTGGCGCTTGGCACACGGCGGAGAGAAGTTTGGACCCCGGGTGTGGTGTAGTATTGTAGTCGACCAGCTTGCCCCAGCCAGCACTCCTACCAGCTGGGAGCTCGACTCTCCGTGCACCAGAGTTAAG GAGAAGGGAGCTGTTGCCCAGGAAAAGGAGACCAAAAGATGCCCCACGCCCCGACACTGCATGCAGATGTGGATGGATCTGGACTGCAAGCAGGACTATATCCCCTCTGTGGACCTGCTGACAGCACAG GACCTGCTGTCCTTCGAGCTCCAGCACATCAACATTGTACAGGAGCTGGAAAGTGTTCCAGATGCCAACATTGTCG ACGTGAAGCTGGAGAGACCAAAAGAGTTGGGCCATCCTGGACTAGGAG CTTGCCGCTCTGACTCCCAGGACATGATATCGCTCAGGGATAGCAGTGCGACTGCGGAGCAACATGGTGTGAACGCAACTCGTGCAGCCGCTAATATTGAAGCCAGCGGTGCTGTCATCCCTCCCTCTTCAACACTGGTGGAGCAGTCCGCTGCAG AACAAGCTGTGGAACCGAAAGTGAGTGTAACCAACTCCAGCGCCCAGGAGGAGGAAAGCAGCGGCACCGGGGACAAGCCCGACGAGAGTCGCAGCCCGGCCTCCTCGGCCTCCTCTGAGGACTACGTCATCATTCTGCCTGACTGCTTCGACACCAGCCGGCCGCTAGGCGAGTCCGCGAGCAGCTCAGCGCAGCCGAGGCTTGGCGGCGACTCCGGAACCGGCACGGACCCAGGGTTCCAACCTCTGAGGGACGGAGCCCCTCGCGGTAACCCGGAGAACACGACCGCGTCCACGCGACGCTCCGTCACCGAACCGCTGCGTGCCTCCCAGGCCCTGGTCTCCGCGACGATGACCACACCCTGTCAGAGTTTACTCACCCCAAAGAATGCAAATGAGCACGGACCTAAATAA
- the dnaaf19 gene encoding dynein axonemal assembly factor 19, with translation METRSKQTVGRAEHVRPPSTDQQFVERELKAAIESDKKYQKENDAKFRALHQNVASYEEFRDIVLASHLKPLERKDIAGAPRKQPWNPVSSASKPKDSFYPEEVKTEQFTFQPKTASDFHRDWKRLVWSPEKKYNFLISLGGKNLQQIFSTEIALGLLGEFLQIIAECFRPGDEPEVLAVLEGLSKTYRFSLNVSFLDRAERDACANLFRGLLNVSEGQCSEDICTRTCGQATEPRETEGHKHTRNRQAGETCVVKKLKALMQLYDATLPCMQ, from the exons ATGGAGACGCGTTCTAAACAAACTGTCGGACGAGCTGAACACGTTAGACCTCCGAGCACTGATCAACAGTTTG tGGAGAGGGAGCTGAAGGCCGCAATAGAATCAGACAAGAAATATCAGAAAGAAAATGATGCTAAATTTCGAGCCTTGCATCAGAACGTTGCCTCCTATGAAGAGTTCAG GGATATAGTGCTGGCATCCCATTTGAAACCTCTTGAAAGGAAGGATATAGCTGGTGCTCCACGCAAACAGCCGTGGAACCCCGTTTCCTCTGCATCCAAACCAAAGGACAGCTTTTACCCCGAGGAGGTCAAG actgAACAGTTTACGTTCCAGCCCAAAACAGCTTCTGACTTCCATCGAGACTGGAAAAGACTGGTTTGGAGCCCTGAAAAGAAGTATAACTTTCTGATATCTCTTGGTGGCAAGAACCTGCAGCAAATATTCAGTACTGAGATTGCTTTGGGTCTGCTTGGCGAATTTTTGCAGATCATTGCAGAGTGCTTTCGTCCTGGAGATGAGCCAGAGGTACTAGCTGTGTTGGAGGGCTTGTCAAAAACGTACCGTTTCAGCCTCAACGTGTCCTTCCTGGACCGAGCGGAAAGAGATGCGTGCGCCAACCTGTTCCGCGGGCTGCTCAATGTAAGCGAAGGGCAGTGTTCGGAAGACATTTGCACGAGAACCTGCGGGCAGGCTACAGAGCCGAGAGAAACGGAAGGTCACAAACACACTCGGAACAGGCAGGCTGGGGAAACGTGTGttgtgaaaaaactgaaagcatTAATGCAGCTGTATGACGCGACCCTTCCGTGTATGCAGTGA